The Cervus canadensis isolate Bull #8, Minnesota chromosome X, ASM1932006v1, whole genome shotgun sequence genome contains a region encoding:
- the LOC122435819 gene encoding mRNA export factor, whose translation MSLFGTTSGFGSGGTSMFGSTTTDNHNPMKDIEVTSSPDDSIGCLSFSPPTLPGNFLIAGSWANDVRCWEVQDSGQTIPKAQQMHTGPVLDVCWSDDGSKVFTASCDKTAKMWDLNSNQAIQIAQHDAPVKTIHWIKAPNYSCVMTGSWDKTLKFWDTRSSNPMMVLQLPERCYCADVIYPMAVVATAERGLIVYQLENQPSEFRRIESPLKHQHRCVAIFKDKQNKPTGFALGSIEGRVAIHYINPPNPAKDNFTFKCHRSNGTNTSAPQDIYAVNGIAFHPVHGTLATVGSDGRFSFWDKDARTKLKTSEQLDQPISACCFNHNGNIFAYASSYDWSKGHEFYNPQKKNYIFLRNAAEELKPRNKK comes from the coding sequence ATGAGTCTGTTTGGAACAACCTCGGGTTTTGGATCTGGTGGGACCAGCATGTTTGGCAGCACAACCACAGATAATCACAACCCTATGAAGGATATTGAAGTAACATCCTCTCCTGATGATAGCATTGGTTGTCTATCATTTAGCCCCCCAACCTTGCCGGGGAACTTTCTTATTGCAGGATCGTGGGCTAATGATGTTCGATGCTGGGAAGTTCAAGATAGCGGACAGACTATTCCAAAAGCCCAGCAGATGCACACGGGGCCTGTGCTAGATGTTTGCTGGAGCGATGATGGGAGCAAAGTATTTACAGCCTCATGTGATAAAACTGCCAAAATGTGGGACCTCAATAGTAACCAGGCGATACAGATTGCACAGCACGATGCTCCTGTCAAAACAATACATTGGATCAAAGCACCAAACTACAGCTGTGTGATGACCGGCAGCTGGGATAAGACCTTAAAGTTTTGGGATACACGATCATCAAATCCTATGATGGTGTTACAGCTCCCTGAAAGGTGTTACTGTGCTGATGTGATATATCCTATGGCTGTGGTGGCAACTGCAGAGAGGGGCCTGATTGTGTATCAGTTAGAGAATCAGCCTTCTGAATTTAGGAGGATAGAGTCTCCACTGAAGCATCAGCATCGATGTGTggctatttttaaagacaaacagAACAAGCCAACAGGTTTTGCCCTGGGAAGCATTGAGGGGAGAGTTGCTATCCACTACATCAACCCCCCAAATCCTGCCAAGGATAACTTCACCTTTAAATGTCATCGATCTAACGGGACCAACACTTCAGCTCCTCAGGACATCTATGCGGTTAATGGAATTGCGTTCCATCCTGTCCATGGCACCCTTGCTACTGTGGGATCTGATGGTAGATTCAGCTTTTGGGACAAAGATGCCAGAACAAAACTAAAGACTTCGGAACAGTTAGATCAGCCAATATCAGCCTGCTGCTTCAATCACAATGGAAACATATTTGCGTATGCCTCCAGCTACGACTGGTCAAAGGGACATGAATTCTATAATCcccaaaagaaaaattacattttcctGCGTAACGCAGCCGAAGAGCTAAAACCCAGGAATAAGAAGTAG